The Nocardioides humi genome includes a region encoding these proteins:
- a CDS encoding ROK family protein, producing METRRTRRADLPAGARGRRSSGITADVLRVVLDHGPVARSTVARVAGYSAASLTGVSTLLIDKGLLREAPEAAGPPGVGRPHVPLAIDTETTAVVGVHIAVHRFTVALLDLRGRVLVEHKHEHAGRDPEVVLGRIAVEVGRLLEEAGGRRVLGLGLATGGWVDAAAGVVVEHPMLGWYDVPVRERLADATGLPVAVDGHSRALVRAEQLFGRHVEQARSSILQLFVGNVVDIAFATAGSVQQGPRSAAGAVAHLKIDDSAEPCECGKVGCFQAAVSERTLVRRALAARIIDRPVFRDLIGAAEGGDPRAVALFEERAGLVGRAAALLLDLFDPDLLSVVEVGERVLPRCRELLLAEVESGSRAGVGAGQVVAGTSFPEHVLATAGGAVVLDRIYAAPVSVPGRLSRAS from the coding sequence GTGGAGACCAGGCGTACGCGGCGGGCCGATCTCCCTGCGGGTGCGCGGGGTCGGCGGTCCTCGGGCATCACGGCCGACGTGCTGCGGGTGGTGCTCGATCACGGGCCGGTGGCGCGCAGCACGGTGGCGAGGGTGGCGGGCTACTCGGCGGCGTCGCTGACCGGGGTCTCCACGCTGCTCATCGACAAGGGGCTGCTGCGGGAGGCGCCGGAGGCGGCGGGTCCGCCGGGGGTGGGCCGGCCGCATGTGCCGCTGGCCATCGACACGGAGACGACGGCGGTCGTGGGCGTGCACATCGCCGTCCACCGCTTCACCGTGGCCCTGCTCGACCTCCGCGGCCGGGTGCTGGTGGAGCACAAGCACGAGCACGCCGGCCGCGATCCCGAGGTGGTGCTCGGGCGGATCGCCGTGGAGGTCGGGCGCCTGCTGGAGGAGGCCGGGGGCCGGCGGGTGCTCGGGCTGGGGCTGGCCACCGGGGGATGGGTGGACGCGGCGGCCGGCGTCGTCGTCGAGCACCCGATGCTGGGCTGGTACGACGTCCCGGTCCGCGAGCGGCTCGCCGACGCGACCGGCCTGCCGGTGGCCGTCGACGGGCACTCCCGCGCGCTGGTGCGCGCCGAGCAGCTGTTCGGCCGGCACGTCGAGCAGGCGCGGTCGAGCATCCTCCAGCTCTTCGTCGGCAATGTGGTCGACATCGCCTTCGCGACCGCGGGAAGCGTCCAGCAGGGACCGCGCTCGGCCGCGGGCGCGGTGGCGCACCTGAAGATCGACGACAGTGCGGAGCCGTGCGAGTGCGGCAAGGTGGGCTGCTTCCAGGCGGCGGTCTCCGAGCGCACCCTGGTACGACGCGCGCTGGCCGCCCGGATCATCGACCGCCCCGTCTTCCGGGATCTCATCGGCGCGGCCGAGGGCGGTGACCCGCGTGCGGTGGCGCTGTTCGAGGAGCGGGCGGGCCTGGTCGGGCGGGCGGCCGCGCTGCTGCTCGATCTGTTCGACCCCGACCTGCTGAGCGTGGTGGAGGTGGGGGAGCGGGTGCTTCCCCGGTGCCGGGAGCTGTTGTTGGCCGAGGTCGAGTCCGGCTCGCGCGCCGGTGTCGGGGCGGGGCAGGTCGTGGCGGGCACGAGCTTCCCCGAGCACGTGCTGGCGACGGCTGGCGGTGCGGTGGTCCTGGACCGCATCTACGCCGCTCCGGTCAGCGTCCCGGGCCGGCTCTCACGCGCCTCCTGA
- a CDS encoding LLM class flavin-dependent oxidoreductase, with translation MATRDQVRRQLHLNLFLHDTGHHEASWRLPESDPHAHLSLEAHQHLARVAEAARFDSLFLADSPVLWGDPGRRPSGKIEPTVLLAALAVSTSRIGLIATASTSYNEPFNLARRLASVDHLSGGRAGWNIVTTAGDAAARNFGLDEQPLHRSRYERADEFLQVATRLWDSWSDDAVVADKEAGVHALRERVRSIDHRGRFFKVDGPLNLARSPQGYPLLVQAGSSEDGKEFAAQWAEAIFTAQPTLEESQQFYADIKRRVAAAGRNPEHVLVLPGIVPVIGETEAEARELDAELDRLIAPQYAVVQLARTLGVDAGRLQLDRPLPADLPDEDAIEGAKSRRTLIVEWARRERLTVRELIGKLGGGRGHRTFTGTPVQVADSIQHYFENGAADGFNIMPAVLPSGLEAFTRHVVPILQERGLFRTEYAGSTLREHYGLPRPENRLDVLAVENRRPA, from the coding sequence ATGGCCACCCGCGACCAGGTACGCCGCCAGCTACACCTCAACCTCTTCCTCCACGACACCGGCCACCACGAGGCGTCGTGGCGGCTCCCGGAGTCCGACCCGCACGCGCACCTCTCGCTCGAGGCACACCAGCACCTGGCGAGGGTCGCCGAGGCCGCCAGGTTCGACTCGCTCTTCCTCGCCGACAGCCCGGTGCTCTGGGGCGATCCCGGCCGCCGGCCGTCCGGCAAGATCGAGCCGACCGTGCTGCTGGCGGCCCTCGCCGTCTCCACCAGCCGGATCGGCCTGATCGCGACCGCCTCCACGTCGTACAACGAGCCGTTCAACCTCGCCCGCCGGCTGGCCTCCGTGGACCACCTGTCGGGCGGCCGCGCCGGCTGGAACATCGTCACGACCGCCGGCGACGCGGCGGCCCGCAACTTCGGCCTCGACGAGCAGCCCCTGCACCGCAGCCGCTACGAGCGGGCCGACGAGTTCCTGCAGGTCGCCACCCGGCTGTGGGACAGCTGGTCCGACGACGCCGTCGTCGCGGACAAGGAGGCCGGCGTCCACGCGCTGCGCGAGCGGGTGCGGTCGATCGACCACCGCGGCCGGTTCTTCAAGGTCGACGGGCCGCTCAACCTGGCCCGCTCGCCGCAGGGCTACCCGCTGCTCGTGCAGGCCGGCTCCTCCGAGGACGGCAAGGAGTTCGCGGCCCAGTGGGCGGAGGCCATCTTCACCGCGCAGCCGACGCTGGAGGAGAGCCAGCAGTTCTACGCCGACATCAAGCGCCGCGTCGCCGCGGCCGGGCGCAACCCCGAGCACGTGCTCGTCCTGCCCGGCATCGTGCCCGTGATCGGGGAGACCGAGGCGGAGGCGCGCGAGCTCGACGCGGAGCTCGACCGCCTCATCGCCCCGCAGTACGCCGTCGTCCAGCTCGCCCGCACCCTGGGCGTCGACGCCGGCCGGCTCCAGCTCGACCGGCCGCTGCCGGCCGACCTGCCCGACGAGGACGCGATCGAGGGCGCCAAGAGCCGTCGTACCCTCATCGTCGAGTGGGCCCGCCGGGAGCGGCTCACCGTCCGGGAGCTGATCGGCAAGCTGGGCGGCGGGCGCGGCCACCGCACCTTCACCGGCACGCCGGTCCAGGTCGCCGACAGCATCCAGCACTACTTCGAGAACGGCGCCGCCGACGGCTTCAACATCATGCCGGCGGTGCTGCCCTCGGGCCTCGAGGCCTTCACCCGGCACGTCGTGCCGATCCTCCAGGAGCGCGGCCTGTTCCGCACCGAGTACGCCGGCAGCACGCTGCGCGAGCACTACGGACTGCCCCGCCCCGAGAACCGCCTGGACGTCCTCGCAGTCGAGAACAGGAGACCCGCATGA
- a CDS encoding ABC transporter permease, which produces MTASVISRPTAELTPVTVPDRRVLRRRLGPGRRIPFALWLGPLLLVALWFLASWTGVLDPRTLSEPWVVVSTAGDLIESGRLQEALRVSAVRAFAGLGLGIAVGLVLALVSGLSRVGEALIDGPVQVKRAIPSLALMPLLILWLGIGEEMKIITIAIGVAIPIYIHTHNGLRGIDGRYVELAETADLSRSRFVRHVVLPGATPGFLLGLRFAVTTSLLSLVVVEQINATSGIGHLITLASSYGQTEIIVVGLVVYALLGLIADGTVRLIERKALSWRRTLGSR; this is translated from the coding sequence ATGACCGCGTCCGTGATCAGCCGGCCGACTGCCGAGCTGACGCCGGTGACCGTGCCGGACCGCCGGGTGCTGCGCCGCCGCCTCGGCCCCGGCCGCCGGATCCCCTTCGCGCTCTGGCTGGGCCCGCTGCTCCTCGTGGCGCTGTGGTTCCTCGCGTCCTGGACGGGCGTCCTCGATCCGCGCACCCTCTCCGAGCCGTGGGTGGTCGTCTCCACCGCCGGCGACCTGATCGAGAGCGGCCGGCTCCAGGAGGCGCTGCGGGTCTCCGCGGTGCGCGCGTTCGCGGGCCTCGGGCTCGGCATCGCCGTCGGCCTGGTCCTCGCGCTGGTCTCCGGTCTCAGCCGGGTGGGCGAGGCGCTCATCGACGGGCCGGTCCAGGTGAAGCGGGCGATCCCGAGCCTGGCGCTGATGCCGCTGCTGATCCTGTGGCTGGGCATCGGCGAGGAGATGAAGATCATCACCATCGCCATCGGCGTGGCGATCCCGATCTACATCCACACCCACAACGGGCTGCGCGGCATCGACGGACGGTACGTCGAGCTGGCCGAGACCGCCGACCTCAGCCGGAGCCGCTTCGTCCGGCACGTGGTCCTCCCCGGCGCCACCCCCGGCTTCCTGCTCGGTCTCCGGTTCGCGGTCACCACCTCGCTGCTGTCCCTGGTCGTCGTCGAGCAGATCAACGCGACCAGCGGCATCGGCCACCTGATCACCCTCGCGTCCAGCTACGGCCAGACCGAGATCATCGTCGTCGGCCTCGTGGTCTACGCCCTGCTGGGCCTGATCGCCGACGGCACCGTTCGACTCATCGAGAGGAAGGCGCTGTCATGGCGACGCACACTGGGCTCGAGGTGA
- a CDS encoding LLM class flavin-dependent oxidoreductase, with protein MSAEFLWYIPNQVDPGHRGDPTVEGHNSVETLTAHARALEETGWKGALLGTSWGRPDTFTVATALAARTTTFEPLIAIRPGYWRPAHLASAAATLDHLTGGRVRINIVSGQDQLEAYGDAEGDQAHRYARTREFLQIVRRLWTEESVTFAGEHFSVTDSTALPRIRPRGERRHPKLYFGGASAAAERVAATEADVQLFWGEPLDGVRERIERLRGLSADLGREHAPLEFGLRITTFVRDTTEQAWADAEAKVAELAERQNTRPPRRQTAVGQQRLLDLHARGEVLDDNLYTTPGRFGGGGAGTTWLVGSAEDVAKSLRKYQDLGITHFVLSDTPYLPEIRRQGEQLLPLLRDGAEAA; from the coding sequence ATGAGCGCCGAATTCCTCTGGTACATCCCCAACCAGGTCGACCCCGGGCACCGCGGCGACCCGACCGTCGAGGGCCACAACAGCGTGGAGACCCTGACCGCCCACGCCCGGGCCCTGGAGGAGACCGGCTGGAAGGGCGCGCTCCTCGGCACCAGCTGGGGCCGACCCGACACCTTCACGGTCGCCACCGCGCTCGCGGCCCGGACCACCACCTTCGAGCCGCTCATCGCGATCCGGCCCGGCTACTGGCGTCCCGCCCACCTCGCCTCCGCGGCCGCGACGCTCGACCACCTGACGGGTGGCCGGGTGCGGATCAACATCGTCTCCGGGCAGGACCAGCTCGAGGCGTACGGCGACGCCGAGGGCGACCAGGCGCACCGCTACGCCCGCACCAGGGAGTTCCTGCAGATCGTCCGGCGGCTGTGGACCGAGGAGTCGGTCACCTTCGCCGGCGAGCACTTCTCGGTCACCGACTCCACGGCGCTCCCGCGGATCCGGCCGCGCGGCGAGCGGCGGCACCCGAAGCTCTACTTCGGTGGCGCCTCGGCCGCCGCCGAGCGGGTGGCCGCCACCGAGGCCGACGTCCAGCTCTTCTGGGGCGAGCCGCTGGACGGCGTACGCGAGCGGATCGAACGGCTCCGCGGGCTCAGCGCCGACCTCGGCCGCGAGCACGCGCCGCTGGAGTTCGGGCTGCGGATCACGACCTTCGTCCGCGACACCACCGAGCAGGCCTGGGCCGACGCCGAGGCGAAGGTCGCCGAGCTGGCCGAGCGGCAGAACACCCGGCCGCCGCGCCGGCAGACGGCGGTCGGCCAGCAGCGGCTGCTCGACCTGCACGCGCGCGGCGAGGTGCTCGACGACAACCTCTACACGACGCCCGGGAGGTTCGGCGGCGGTGGCGCCGGCACCACCTGGCTGGTCGGCTCGGCCGAGGACGTCGCGAAGTCGCTGCGGAAGTACCAGGACCTGGGCATCACCCACTTCGTGCTCTCGGACACGCCCTACCTGCCGGAGATCCGGCGCCAGGGCGAGCAGCTGCTGCCCCTGCTGCGGGACGGCGCCGAGGCCGCCTGA
- a CDS encoding aldo/keto reductase, with product MTIEVSSYRLLGRTGLRVSPLTLGAMMFGAYGNPDHDDSIRIIHTALDAGINIIDTADVYSRGESEEIVGKALVGRRDDVVLATKFHGSMSDTDPNQQGNSRRWIIREVESSLRRLKTDHIDLYQVHRPRPETDIDDTLSALSDLVHQGKIRYFGTTTFLPSQIVEAQWTAERRNRERPVTDQSPYSLLVRHNERDLFPTLQRHGLGQLPWSPLAGGWLSGRHRPGSQVVSSRAKRQPARHDATLPENARKLEKVQQLQALADDAGISLIHLALAFVLEHPVVSSAIIGPRTLEQLESQLDVGKVSLAPDILDRIDEIVPPGTTVNEADRGYQPPALADASQRRRSNAR from the coding sequence ATGACCATCGAGGTCTCCTCCTACCGCCTGCTGGGCCGGACCGGCCTGCGGGTCAGCCCGCTCACCCTGGGCGCCATGATGTTCGGCGCCTACGGCAACCCCGACCACGACGACTCGATCCGGATCATCCACACCGCCCTGGACGCGGGGATCAACATCATCGACACCGCGGACGTCTACTCCCGGGGCGAGTCGGAGGAGATCGTCGGCAAGGCGCTGGTCGGCCGGCGCGACGACGTCGTCCTCGCCACCAAGTTCCACGGCTCGATGTCCGACACCGACCCCAACCAGCAGGGCAACTCGCGCCGTTGGATCATCCGCGAGGTCGAGAGCTCGCTGCGCCGCCTGAAGACCGACCACATCGACCTCTACCAGGTCCACCGGCCGCGCCCCGAGACCGACATCGACGACACCCTCTCCGCGCTCTCGGACCTGGTGCACCAGGGCAAGATCCGCTACTTCGGCACCACCACCTTCCTGCCCTCGCAGATCGTGGAGGCGCAGTGGACCGCCGAGCGCCGCAACCGGGAGCGACCGGTCACCGACCAGTCGCCGTACTCCCTGCTGGTGCGGCACAACGAGCGCGACCTGTTCCCGACGCTGCAGCGCCACGGGCTCGGCCAGCTGCCGTGGAGCCCGCTCGCCGGCGGCTGGCTGTCCGGCCGGCACCGCCCGGGCTCGCAGGTGGTCTCGAGCCGGGCGAAGCGGCAGCCGGCCCGCCACGACGCCACGCTCCCGGAGAACGCCCGGAAGCTGGAGAAGGTCCAGCAGCTGCAGGCGCTCGCCGACGACGCCGGCATCTCGCTGATCCACCTGGCGCTGGCGTTCGTGCTGGAGCACCCCGTGGTCAGCTCCGCGATCATCGGCCCGCGCACCCTGGAGCAGCTCGAGTCCCAGCTCGACGTCGGCAAGGTCTCGCTCGCCCCGGACATCCTCGACCGGATCGACGAGATCGTGCCGCCCGGCACGACGGTCAACGAGGCGGACCGGGGCTACCAGCCCCCGGCTCTCGCGGACGCGTCCCAGCGCCGCCGCTCGAACGCCCGGTGA
- a CDS encoding TIGR04255 family protein has protein sequence MALTVTWPDYSAAPVVEVVVGVEFAPLPNFGVLSFGALHELWKARYPEVAEREALPPTRPLRPTGGFEFQFGQGIPPTRLWMASQGGERLIQIQHDRLLLNWRKVEAGSESAVYPGHEALIAEFRQLFEEFATSAAVGGVALTPLVTEWSYVNRLTSDHLLDGQALSVWTAPDLPIETEPLFTNLQHVRRFHHEGRDGQVEVSAAPQQIGEMSAGLLTISVKCFHRPDTTMTSALDSAEVAWQVARATFAATTTESARQQWGEAR, from the coding sequence GTGGCGCTCACTGTGACTTGGCCGGACTACAGCGCCGCGCCCGTCGTTGAGGTTGTGGTTGGCGTCGAGTTCGCCCCGCTTCCGAACTTCGGTGTGCTCTCCTTTGGCGCCCTCCATGAGCTCTGGAAGGCTCGCTATCCCGAGGTCGCAGAGCGAGAGGCGCTCCCACCAACGCGTCCGCTCCGACCAACTGGTGGGTTCGAGTTTCAGTTCGGTCAGGGCATACCGCCGACTCGCCTCTGGATGGCCTCGCAGGGCGGCGAGCGGCTTATCCAGATCCAACACGATCGTCTGTTGCTGAACTGGCGAAAGGTCGAGGCCGGTTCCGAGAGCGCTGTCTACCCAGGGCACGAGGCATTGATCGCCGAGTTCAGACAGCTGTTCGAGGAGTTCGCGACCAGCGCCGCCGTTGGCGGCGTCGCTCTGACGCCACTAGTGACTGAGTGGAGCTATGTGAACCGGCTGACCTCGGACCATCTGCTTGATGGTCAGGCCCTGTCGGTGTGGACGGCGCCGGACCTTCCGATCGAGACGGAGCCCCTTTTCACCAACCTCCAACATGTGCGACGTTTCCACCACGAAGGCCGGGATGGCCAAGTTGAAGTCTCTGCCGCCCCCCAGCAGATCGGCGAAATGTCGGCGGGGTTGTTGACAATCTCCGTGAAGTGCTTCCACCGACCTGATACAACTATGACTTCTGCGCTGGACAGCGCAGAAGTGGCTTGGCAGGTGGCGCGGGCAACGTTCGCCGCCACGACGACCGAATCGGCACGACAGCAATGGGGTGAAGCCCGGTGA
- a CDS encoding ABC transporter substrate-binding protein gives MKPSPVPREGSRLRRGALVLLTALSVTALAGCGSDSTPVKALAADAALPDDVADGTVLRLGIPDAEVALETSGLIDEVEGYRIEWANISGGPQSLEAFRAGALDASSVAEIPPLFATWTDTPVKIFAVSENPDPLDNPIYELGVAPGVEVGDLADLKGKKIAYSPGQAQGALVLKALQKAGLAQDDVELVELQSVNDTYVNALGSKQVDVAPLGGTLLTSYLAKYGPDGGTSIRTGIRDDASVLYGPAEVFEDADKAAALKDFVRLWVKARQWVKDHPDEFAQAYYVEHEGLTLEDGKRLLATSANRDVIGSWDDFIARQQETADLLSSEQGHPELDVTTLYDRRYEQVVADALGGS, from the coding sequence ATGAAGCCCAGTCCTGTGCCCCGCGAGGGAAGCCGCCTGCGCCGCGGCGCCCTCGTCCTCCTGACCGCGCTCTCCGTCACCGCGCTGGCGGGCTGCGGCAGCGACAGCACGCCGGTGAAGGCCCTCGCCGCCGACGCCGCGCTCCCCGACGACGTCGCGGACGGCACGGTGCTCCGGCTCGGGATCCCCGACGCCGAGGTCGCGCTCGAGACGTCCGGCCTGATCGACGAGGTCGAGGGCTACCGGATCGAGTGGGCCAACATCAGCGGCGGCCCGCAGAGCCTGGAGGCCTTCCGGGCCGGCGCGCTCGACGCGAGCTCGGTGGCCGAGATCCCGCCGCTGTTCGCGACCTGGACCGACACGCCGGTCAAGATCTTCGCGGTCAGCGAGAACCCCGACCCGCTCGACAACCCGATCTACGAGCTCGGCGTGGCGCCGGGCGTCGAGGTCGGCGACCTGGCGGACCTCAAGGGCAAGAAGATCGCCTACTCGCCGGGCCAGGCCCAGGGCGCGCTGGTGCTGAAGGCCCTGCAGAAGGCCGGACTGGCCCAGGACGACGTCGAGCTGGTCGAGCTCCAGAGCGTCAACGACACCTACGTCAACGCGCTCGGCAGCAAGCAGGTCGACGTCGCCCCGCTGGGCGGCACGCTGCTGACGTCGTACCTCGCGAAGTACGGACCCGACGGCGGTACGTCGATCCGCACCGGCATCCGCGACGACGCCAGCGTGCTCTACGGCCCCGCCGAGGTCTTCGAGGACGCCGACAAGGCGGCCGCGCTCAAGGACTTCGTCCGGCTCTGGGTCAAGGCCCGGCAGTGGGTGAAGGACCACCCCGACGAGTTCGCCCAGGCCTACTACGTCGAGCACGAGGGGCTGACCCTCGAGGACGGCAAGCGGCTGCTGGCCACCTCGGCCAACCGCGACGTCATCGGCAGCTGGGACGACTTCATCGCCCGCCAGCAGGAGACGGCCGACCTGCTCTCGAGCGAGCAGGGTCACCCCGAGCTCGACGTGACGACCCTCTACGACCGTCGCTACGAGCAGGTCGTCGCCGACGCGCTGGGAGGCTCCTGA
- a CDS encoding 1,4-dihydroxy-2-naphthoyl-CoA synthase, producing MSAIEGVSETFDASQWDVIPGFEDLTDLTYHRAKAHGTVRIAFDRPDVLNSFRPHTVDELLRTLEHARTSGDVGCVLLTGNGPSPKNGKRSFCAGGDQRIRGRAGYQYEDVAAGAGDTGAEEPSPIDKAKLARLHILECQRLIRFMPKVVICVVPGWAAGGGHSLFVTCDLALASAEHARFKQTDADVGSFDGGYGSAYLARQVGQKFAREIFFLGQEYSADDAVRMGAANRAVPHAELEATALEWGRLINSKSPTAQRMLKYSFNLLDDGLVGQQLFAGETTRLAYMTDEAQEGRDQFLEKREPDWSPFPWYY from the coding sequence ATGAGTGCGATCGAGGGCGTGAGCGAGACGTTCGACGCGAGCCAGTGGGACGTCATCCCCGGGTTCGAGGACCTGACCGACCTGACCTACCACCGCGCGAAGGCGCACGGCACGGTCCGGATCGCCTTCGACCGCCCCGACGTCCTCAACTCCTTCCGGCCCCACACCGTCGACGAGCTGCTGCGCACCCTCGAGCACGCGCGTACGTCGGGCGACGTCGGCTGCGTCCTGCTGACCGGCAACGGTCCGAGTCCCAAGAACGGCAAGCGGTCCTTCTGCGCCGGCGGCGACCAGCGGATCCGCGGCCGGGCCGGCTACCAGTACGAGGACGTCGCCGCCGGCGCCGGCGACACGGGCGCGGAGGAGCCGAGCCCGATCGACAAGGCGAAGCTCGCCCGCCTGCACATCCTCGAGTGCCAGCGGCTGATCCGGTTCATGCCGAAGGTCGTCATCTGCGTCGTACCCGGCTGGGCGGCCGGCGGCGGCCACAGCCTCTTCGTCACCTGCGACCTCGCCCTCGCCTCCGCCGAGCACGCCCGCTTCAAGCAGACCGACGCCGACGTCGGCTCCTTCGACGGCGGCTACGGCTCGGCGTACCTCGCCCGCCAGGTCGGACAGAAGTTCGCCCGCGAGATCTTCTTCCTCGGCCAGGAGTACTCCGCCGACGACGCCGTCCGGATGGGCGCCGCCAACCGCGCCGTCCCCCACGCCGAGCTCGAGGCCACGGCCCTCGAATGGGGCCGCCTGATCAACAGCAAGAGCCCCACCGCCCAGCGGATGCTCAAGTACTCCTTCAACCTCCTCGACGACGGTCTCGTCGGCCAGCAGCTCTTCGCCGGTGAGACCACCCGGCTGGCGTACATGACCGACGAGGCGCAGGAGGGTCGCGACCAGTTCCTGGAGAAGCGGGAGCCGGACTGGTCGCCGTTCCCCTGGTACTACTGA
- a CDS encoding NADPH-dependent oxidoreductase, translating into MTIAFRYADPVAELALGDLAPGNDVLATQLAHRSVRRFTDRDVTEAELTALVAAAQSAPTSSNLQAWSVVAVRDPARRARLAALAGGQGFIEQAPLFLVWVADLGRARRLGARSGVDLAATEYVETTLIGFIDAALAAQNAVVAAESLGLGTVFVGAIRNRPLDVAAELGLPDHTVAAFGLAVGAPDPAENAGIKPRLPQSAVVHREQYDAPAADAAIPAYDERLAAYNERHGLPGDWSSRVLARLAGTSSMAGRHTLRDALAERGLPSR; encoded by the coding sequence ATGACGATCGCCTTCCGGTACGCCGACCCGGTCGCCGAGCTCGCGCTGGGCGATCTCGCGCCGGGCAACGACGTCCTCGCCACCCAGCTCGCCCATCGCTCGGTGCGGCGGTTCACCGACCGCGACGTCACCGAGGCGGAGCTGACCGCCCTGGTCGCCGCGGCCCAGTCGGCGCCGACGTCGTCGAACCTGCAGGCGTGGAGCGTCGTCGCGGTGCGCGATCCCGCCCGCCGGGCACGCCTCGCCGCGCTCGCCGGCGGCCAGGGGTTCATCGAGCAGGCGCCGCTGTTCCTGGTGTGGGTCGCCGACCTCGGCCGGGCCCGCCGGCTCGGCGCCCGCTCCGGCGTCGACCTGGCGGCGACGGAGTACGTCGAGACCACGCTCATCGGCTTCATCGACGCCGCGCTCGCCGCGCAGAACGCCGTGGTCGCGGCCGAGTCGCTCGGCCTGGGCACGGTCTTCGTCGGCGCGATCCGCAACCGTCCGCTGGACGTGGCCGCCGAGCTCGGGCTCCCCGACCACACCGTCGCCGCCTTCGGCCTCGCGGTGGGCGCCCCCGACCCGGCCGAGAACGCCGGGATCAAGCCCCGGCTGCCGCAGTCGGCCGTCGTCCACCGCGAGCAGTACGACGCGCCGGCCGCCGACGCCGCCATCCCCGCGTACGACGAGCGGCTGGCGGCGTACAACGAACGGCACGGGCTGCCCGGCGACTGGAGCAGCCGGGTCCTCGCCCGGCTGGCCGGGACCTCGTCGATGGCCGGGCGCCACACCCTCCGGGACGCGCTGGCCGAGCGCGGCCTGCCCTCCCGCTGA
- a CDS encoding ABC transporter ATP-binding protein, with the protein MATHTGLEVSPTTGPPTGPPTGPPTAGAVRVEQLHRSFNEAGGVLKGLDLQIAPGQFVALIGKSGSGKSTLLRALAGLDREVAGTGIVEVPDRVSVVFQDSRLLPWKRVLDNVVLGLDGRDARDRGRQALAEVGLAGRERSWPHELSGGEQQRAALARSLVRDPQLLLADEPFGALDALTRIRMHALLHRLCAVHRPAVLLVTHDVDEAIVLADRVIVLVDGVVATDLTIDLGDQRSPADPRFAALRARLLADLGVEDDTRRVVEVAV; encoded by the coding sequence ATGGCGACGCACACTGGGCTCGAGGTGAGCCCCACGACCGGTCCCCCGACCGGTCCCCCGACCGGCCCACCGACAGCCGGAGCGGTCCGGGTGGAGCAGCTGCACCGCAGCTTCAACGAGGCCGGCGGCGTCCTCAAGGGACTCGACCTGCAGATCGCTCCCGGGCAGTTCGTGGCGCTGATCGGCAAGTCGGGCAGCGGCAAGTCGACCCTGCTGCGGGCGCTGGCGGGGCTGGACCGTGAGGTCGCGGGCACCGGGATCGTCGAGGTCCCCGACCGGGTGTCGGTCGTCTTCCAGGACTCCCGGCTGCTGCCCTGGAAGCGGGTGCTGGACAACGTCGTGCTCGGCCTCGACGGCAGGGACGCCCGGGACCGCGGCCGGCAGGCGCTGGCCGAGGTCGGCCTCGCGGGTCGCGAGCGCTCCTGGCCCCACGAGCTCTCGGGCGGGGAGCAGCAGCGGGCGGCGCTGGCGCGCTCCCTGGTGCGCGATCCGCAGCTGCTGCTCGCCGACGAGCCGTTCGGCGCGCTCGACGCCCTCACCCGGATCCGGATGCACGCGCTGCTGCACCGCCTGTGCGCCGTGCACCGTCCGGCGGTGCTGCTGGTCACCCACGACGTCGACGAGGCGATCGTGCTCGCCGACCGGGTGATCGTCCTGGTCGACGGCGTCGTCGCCACCGACCTGACCATCGACCTCGGCGACCAGCGCTCGCCGGCCGATCCCCGGTTCGCCGCGCTGAGGGCCCGGCTGCTGGCCGACCTCGGCGTCGAGGACGACACCCGCCGGGTCGTGGAGGTAGCGGTCTGA
- a CDS encoding flavin reductase family protein yields MTTPAPAPHDGIAATAADLIPRSTGHWPVGPSAFRRAFRGHPAGVVVITLDAGNGPVGFTATSLASLSAEPPLVSFGINARSSSWPHVRDGRTAVVHFLDARHQPVAATFATSGIDRFAATAWRRLATGEPVLAEHAGWLRVRFRHQIPAGDSRLVIAHVEEARLAEAVTTSPLLYHDGAYHSL; encoded by the coding sequence ATGACGACGCCGGCGCCCGCTCCCCACGACGGCATCGCCGCCACGGCGGCGGACCTCATCCCGCGCTCCACCGGGCACTGGCCGGTCGGCCCGTCGGCCTTCCGGCGGGCCTTCCGAGGTCACCCGGCCGGGGTCGTGGTGATCACCCTCGACGCCGGCAACGGCCCGGTCGGCTTCACCGCCACCTCGCTGGCCTCGCTGTCGGCCGAGCCGCCGCTGGTCAGCTTCGGCATCAACGCCCGGTCCTCGAGCTGGCCGCACGTCCGGGACGGGCGCACGGCCGTCGTCCACTTCCTCGACGCCCGGCACCAGCCGGTCGCCGCGACCTTCGCCACCAGCGGCATCGACCGCTTCGCGGCGACCGCGTGGCGCCGGCTGGCCACCGGGGAGCCGGTGCTCGCCGAGCACGCCGGCTGGCTGCGGGTCCGGTTCCGGCACCAGATCCCGGCGGGCGACTCCCGGCTGGTGATCGCCCACGTCGAGGAGGCTCGCCTCGCCGAGGCCGTCACGACCTCGCCGCTGCTCTACCACGACGGCGCCTACCACTCCCTCTGA